In the Corynebacterium kroppenstedtii genome, one interval contains:
- the glpK gene encoding glycerol kinase GlpK produces the protein MPEKYVAAIDQGTTSTRCILFRHDGSIATVAQFEHKQIFPKKGWVEHDAKEIWNNTRRAVGEAMAELDIAVNDVVSVGITNQRETTVVWDKNTGEPIYNAIVWQDTRTNDIAQRLAGEEGPDRWRKTTGVRLNSYPAGPKIMWILENVDGAREKAEKGDLLFGTIDTWLLWNLTGGVDGDNGNPALHVTDVTNASRTSLMDLKTLQWDEDLCKAMDIPQSMLPEIRPSIGDFRTVRARGSLAGVPIRGILGDQQAAMFGQCCFGNGDAKNTYGTGLFMLLNTGAKPKWSDNGLITTVCYQIENQKPVYALEGSVAMGGSLVQWLRDNLQLIPNAPSVENMAKSVEDNGGVYFVPAFSGLFAPRWRPDARGVIVGLTRFANRNHLARAVLEATAYQTREVLDAMVTDSGVDINALKVDGGMVMNEFLMQFQSDIINTEVVRPKNIETTALGAAYAAGLSAGFWDSLNELKEQSTVDKVWKPKMGEDERKQLYSDWNRAVERTYNWEESTNEPS, from the coding sequence ATGCCAGAGAAATATGTAGCAGCCATCGATCAGGGAACCACCTCCACCCGGTGCATTCTCTTCCGCCATGATGGTTCCATTGCCACCGTTGCTCAGTTCGAGCACAAACAGATCTTCCCGAAAAAGGGCTGGGTTGAGCATGACGCCAAGGAGATCTGGAACAATACCCGACGCGCTGTCGGCGAGGCCATGGCGGAACTAGACATTGCTGTCAACGATGTCGTATCTGTTGGCATCACGAACCAACGTGAAACGACGGTGGTCTGGGACAAAAACACCGGCGAGCCCATCTACAACGCGATTGTGTGGCAGGACACCCGCACTAATGACATCGCACAGCGGCTTGCCGGCGAGGAAGGGCCGGACCGCTGGCGCAAGACGACAGGTGTTCGCCTGAACTCATACCCCGCCGGCCCCAAGATCATGTGGATTTTGGAAAACGTGGATGGGGCCCGCGAGAAGGCAGAAAAAGGCGACCTCCTCTTCGGCACGATCGACACCTGGCTCTTGTGGAACCTCACCGGCGGTGTCGACGGCGACAACGGCAACCCCGCCTTGCACGTCACCGACGTAACCAACGCTTCCCGTACATCACTCATGGACCTTAAGACGCTGCAGTGGGACGAGGATCTTTGCAAGGCGATGGACATCCCGCAGTCCATGCTCCCCGAAATTCGCCCCTCGATTGGCGATTTCCGCACCGTACGCGCCCGCGGTTCACTGGCTGGCGTCCCCATCCGTGGCATACTAGGCGACCAGCAAGCCGCAATGTTCGGCCAGTGCTGCTTCGGGAATGGCGACGCGAAGAACACCTACGGAACCGGCTTGTTCATGCTGCTCAACACCGGTGCAAAGCCGAAGTGGAGTGACAACGGGTTGATCACCACCGTGTGCTACCAGATCGAGAACCAAAAGCCGGTCTACGCACTCGAAGGGTCAGTTGCCATGGGTGGTTCCCTGGTGCAGTGGCTTCGCGACAACCTCCAATTGATTCCTAACGCACCCTCTGTTGAAAACATGGCGAAGTCCGTGGAGGACAACGGGGGCGTGTACTTCGTCCCCGCCTTCTCAGGTCTATTTGCGCCGCGCTGGCGGCCTGATGCCCGTGGTGTCATCGTCGGACTGACCCGTTTTGCGAACCGCAATCACCTGGCACGCGCGGTTCTCGAAGCAACCGCGTATCAGACCCGCGAGGTGCTTGACGCCATGGTCACGGATTCAGGCGTCGACATTAATGCCCTGAAAGTTGATGGCGGAATGGTCATGAATGAATTTCTCATGCAATTCCAGTCCGACATCATCAATACTGAGGTTGTCCGCCCCAAGAACATCGAGACCACGGCGTTAGGCGCAGCGTACGCGGCTGGCCTGTCAGCTGGGTTCTGGGATTCGCTCAACGAGCTCAAAGAACAGAGCACCGTAGACAAGGTGTGGAAACCAAAGATGGGTGAAGACGAACGCAAGCAGCTCTACAGCGATTGGAACCGCGCCGTCGAACGCACCTACAACTGGGAGGAGAGCACCAACGAGCCCAGCTAA
- a CDS encoding alpha/beta fold hydrolase gives MSSLKKASGAAVLSLAVIFGSGTIAAAEANPDGVVRTYNTYPGRITGMVAPDAQVTDGTFTSTDGKGTQIYWKKNIVPNAKGSIALIHGLAENQQRYDYIAYRLNLAGYNVYRLDHRGHGRSAEPYNNVHKGLIDNFNYVIDDMKQLVDMIHHEQSGKVYMMGHSMGAMAAQMYSVVYPDTIDATVTNGGGVPINNYGENTLMPEYKHADGQSYPTFFGPYLPNDGKRPLEPLDAMLGYDVQGVLDQFGLKLPPDAGKPIESPEPLKTIDVPNAFKLGVVSDPDVRDQLSNDPLNSKTLNVSTLYQIASALLYTGAHAKNYTKPTLIMHGDTDGLVPYPLDINWYNAVGSTDKHMVLWKGDMHETMNEPSRDEVIDRAIGFIDSHN, from the coding sequence ATGTCGTCCCTCAAGAAGGCCAGTGGCGCCGCTGTTCTCTCACTTGCAGTGATTTTCGGTTCGGGCACCATTGCCGCTGCCGAAGCGAACCCCGACGGAGTCGTACGCACCTACAACACCTACCCCGGCCGCATCACCGGTATGGTTGCCCCCGACGCTCAGGTCACTGATGGCACATTCACGTCGACCGATGGCAAAGGCACCCAGATTTACTGGAAGAAGAATATCGTTCCCAATGCCAAGGGAAGCATTGCTCTTATCCACGGTTTGGCAGAGAACCAACAGCGTTACGACTACATCGCGTACCGTCTCAACTTGGCCGGATATAACGTTTACCGCCTTGATCACCGCGGTCACGGCCGTTCCGCAGAGCCATACAACAACGTTCATAAGGGACTGATCGATAACTTCAACTACGTTATCGATGACATGAAACAGCTCGTCGACATGATCCATCACGAGCAGTCCGGCAAGGTATACATGATGGGCCACTCCATGGGCGCCATGGCAGCTCAGATGTATTCAGTGGTCTACCCGGACACCATCGACGCAACCGTGACCAACGGCGGCGGTGTACCTATCAACAACTACGGCGAGAACACCCTCATGCCGGAATACAAGCACGCCGACGGGCAGTCCTACCCAACCTTCTTTGGCCCGTACCTGCCTAACGACGGCAAACGCCCGTTGGAGCCACTCGACGCCATGCTCGGATACGACGTTCAGGGTGTTCTAGACCAGTTCGGCTTGAAGTTGCCACCGGATGCGGGCAAGCCGATCGAGTCCCCAGAGCCACTCAAGACCATCGACGTACCTAACGCTTTCAAGCTGGGTGTTGTCTCAGATCCGGATGTTCGCGACCAGCTCTCTAACGATCCACTCAACAGCAAGACGTTGAACGTGTCGACGCTGTACCAGATCGCATCTGCTCTGCTCTACACCGGAGCGCACGCTAAGAACTACACGAAACCAACGCTCATCATGCACGGTGACACCGACGGATTGGTTCCCTACCCGCTCGATATCAACTGGTACAACGCAGTCGGATCCACCGATAAGCACATGGTCCTGTGGAAAGGCGACATGCACGAAACCATGAACGAACCCTCCCGCGACGAAGTCATCGACCGCGCAATCGGCTTCATCGACTCGCACAACTAA
- the serS gene encoding serine--tRNA ligase, whose amino-acid sequence MIDLKQLRDDPDRVRESQRTRGEDPGLVDRLLQADQARREAISAADAARAEHKAYTKSMGKKMRDASPEEKESLRARGTELSDVVKDKEEAQRVAEASVHDLQMQISNIVEGAPAGGEEDFVVLEKVGTPPQFDFEPKDHLELGESLGIIDMERGAKVSGSRFYFLKGAGALLQLGMLQLAAQKAVQHGFELMITPVIVNPESMSGTGFLGQHADEIYYLQEDNQYLVGTSEVALAGYHSKEIIDLSAGPKRYAGWSSCFRREAGSYGKDTRGILRVHQFDKVEMFSYCKPEDAAAEHQKLLSMEREMLAAVEVPYRIIDVAGGDLGSSAARKFDTEAWVPTQNTYRELTSTSNCTTFQARRLGIRYRDDNNKTQIAATLNGTLATTRWLVAILENNQQADGSVKVPAALQPYVGQDVLKPVK is encoded by the coding sequence GTGATTGATCTGAAGCAGCTTCGTGATGACCCCGACCGTGTCCGTGAATCCCAGCGCACCCGTGGCGAAGACCCCGGCCTCGTTGACCGCCTCCTCCAGGCTGACCAGGCCCGACGTGAGGCTATTTCCGCTGCCGACGCCGCACGCGCAGAACACAAGGCCTATACAAAATCCATGGGTAAGAAAATGCGCGACGCATCCCCCGAAGAAAAGGAGAGCCTGCGCGCACGGGGAACGGAACTGTCCGACGTCGTGAAGGATAAAGAGGAAGCTCAGCGCGTTGCCGAAGCTTCGGTTCACGACCTACAGATGCAGATCTCCAATATTGTGGAAGGCGCACCGGCCGGTGGAGAAGAAGATTTTGTTGTTCTCGAAAAAGTGGGAACCCCGCCACAATTCGATTTCGAGCCGAAAGACCACCTCGAGCTCGGGGAATCCTTGGGGATTATCGATATGGAGCGCGGTGCGAAGGTGTCGGGTTCGCGCTTTTACTTCCTCAAGGGGGCGGGTGCTTTGCTACAGCTCGGCATGCTGCAGCTTGCTGCACAGAAGGCTGTGCAGCACGGATTTGAGCTGATGATCACTCCGGTCATTGTTAATCCGGAGTCGATGTCGGGCACCGGTTTCTTGGGGCAGCATGCTGACGAGATTTATTACTTGCAGGAGGACAACCAGTATTTGGTGGGAACCTCCGAGGTTGCGTTAGCGGGCTACCATAGTAAGGAGATCATCGATCTTTCTGCTGGTCCAAAGCGCTATGCGGGGTGGTCCTCGTGCTTCCGGCGTGAGGCTGGGTCGTACGGCAAGGACACGCGGGGAATTCTTCGTGTGCACCAGTTCGATAAGGTCGAAATGTTCAGCTACTGCAAACCGGAGGACGCGGCTGCGGAGCACCAGAAGCTGTTGAGCATGGAGCGAGAGATGCTCGCGGCTGTCGAGGTTCCTTATCGCATTATCGATGTTGCTGGTGGCGATTTGGGTTCTTCGGCAGCGCGAAAGTTTGATACTGAGGCATGGGTGCCGACGCAGAATACGTACCGCGAATTAACGTCGACCAGTAACTGCACGACATTCCAGGCTCGCCGGCTGGGGATCCGGTACCGCGATGACAACAACAAGACCCAGATTGCGGCCACTCTGAATGGCACTTTAGCGACGACGCGCTGGCTGGTGGCTATTTTGGAGAATAATCAGCAGGCGGATGGGTCGGTGAAGGTGCCGGCAGCTTTGCAGCCCTATGTGGGTCAAGACGTGCTGAAACCGGTGAAGTAG
- a CDS encoding septum formation family protein, with the protein MKPTVRRSSVIVGLVALLCGGSAAGTFTYAQGKHSDSTSDTPHTVPGEDKESKQKSFTNADAGQCLDWKTSSDGTVSDFQTVDCAKSHRFEVSHRENLATYPASEFGSNAGMPSRKRQAELSNELCKQPTLSYLGGKFDPTGRFTIAPILPPQKSWADGDRTLLCGLQVTGNDGHASAITGKAADQDQSPVFKPGECVAITEKKDDNQNKQTDSDSPVDATAQVVDCNADHQYEVTDIVDLGEKFKEYPSTEDQNEYLNKRCTDSVTSFIGGDDKLYNSTLEPFWTTLTEDSWKGGSRNVNCSLIKTGDNNSLSTLKGSAKGEFTINGNPPPPQPSRAPKRGN; encoded by the coding sequence ATGAAACCGACAGTCCGACGTTCTTCAGTCATTGTCGGCCTCGTCGCACTCCTCTGTGGCGGATCAGCCGCGGGCACTTTTACCTACGCCCAGGGAAAGCATTCCGATTCCACGTCGGACACCCCCCATACGGTGCCTGGGGAAGATAAAGAATCGAAACAAAAATCCTTTACTAATGCCGACGCTGGACAGTGCTTGGATTGGAAGACCTCATCCGACGGCACTGTGTCCGATTTCCAAACCGTCGACTGCGCCAAATCTCACCGCTTCGAGGTATCCCACCGGGAGAATTTGGCAACCTACCCGGCCAGTGAATTCGGTTCAAACGCCGGTATGCCTAGCCGGAAACGCCAAGCAGAGTTGAGCAATGAATTGTGCAAACAGCCCACGCTTAGTTATCTGGGCGGGAAGTTTGATCCCACGGGGCGGTTCACTATCGCTCCCATTTTGCCGCCACAAAAGTCATGGGCAGATGGTGACCGGACGCTGTTGTGTGGCCTCCAAGTGACGGGAAATGACGGCCACGCCAGTGCGATTACGGGCAAGGCCGCTGATCAGGACCAATCCCCTGTGTTTAAGCCCGGTGAGTGCGTCGCTATTACTGAAAAGAAGGACGATAACCAGAACAAACAAACTGACAGTGATTCACCGGTGGATGCAACCGCTCAGGTTGTGGATTGTAATGCTGACCACCAATATGAGGTCACAGACATCGTTGATCTGGGTGAAAAATTCAAAGAATACCCATCCACTGAAGATCAAAATGAGTATCTCAATAAACGCTGTACCGATTCCGTCACATCATTCATTGGGGGCGATGACAAGCTCTATAACTCCACGCTCGAACCGTTCTGGACAACGCTTACGGAGGATTCCTGGAAGGGTGGTTCCCGGAACGTCAATTGTTCTCTGATTAAAACGGGGGACAATAACTCACTGTCCACTTTGAAAGGGTCTGCAAAGGGCGAATTCACCATTAATGGCAATCCACCCCCGCCGCAGCCGAGCCGTGCGCCTAAACGGGGAAATTAG
- a CDS encoding metallopeptidase family protein, whose protein sequence is MISVSDERFDELIDKGIDLIPESLLRNMNNVALVVEPWNRDNPHTLGLYEGVALTRRTSSYSFALPDKITIYKEAICAYCDSEEELVRQVAVTVVHEIGHHFGIDDDRLHELGWA, encoded by the coding sequence ATGATCTCCGTATCTGACGAAAGATTCGACGAGCTCATCGATAAGGGTATTGACCTTATCCCCGAATCTCTCCTGCGCAATATGAATAATGTTGCGTTGGTTGTCGAACCGTGGAACCGCGACAACCCCCACACCTTGGGCCTGTACGAGGGGGTTGCTCTCACCCGGCGGACGTCGTCGTATAGCTTTGCTCTACCCGATAAAATCACGATTTATAAGGAAGCAATCTGCGCATACTGCGATTCGGAAGAGGAATTGGTCCGCCAGGTTGCTGTCACCGTCGTCCATGAGATTGGGCATCATTTTGGTATTGACGACGACCGTCTGCACGAACTCGGCTGGGCGTAA